One Pelagicoccus sp. SDUM812003 DNA window includes the following coding sequences:
- a CDS encoding MFS transporter, with product MSSPAPLKLKEKLGYGLGDTASNFFYQTFNIFLLYYYTDVFGISATAVGTMFLVTKFWDAANDPIMGIIADRTKSRWGSFRPYILWMAVPYGFLGYLMFMSPELSQNGKLIYAWVTYTLMMTAYTAINVPYSALLGVISPSSPERTTTSSYRFVCAFGGGFLISLCVRPLVRYFGAENEAAGFATTMAIFAALSVALFWFTFATTKERVTKDPSASGRVTEDLLDLIKNKPWLILVFGGVFNLSNVAIKNAVTVHYFKYYVGDDNSPFIFFVDRTSLLMSSSMIALIIGVAFAKPLANRFDRRLLMIVLSTINAALMMVFFFVPPEAYWTMFVINFASALAAGPGVAYLWSMYADVADYGEWRFGRRATGLIFSAVLFAQKMGLTIGSGLSGLMLGQFGFVPNVDQTETALLGIRLMFTFIPGVFALLNVGAFILYPLTDAKVEEIEADLAARKAA from the coding sequence ATGTCATCACCCGCTCCATTGAAGCTCAAAGAGAAGTTGGGCTACGGCCTCGGCGACACCGCCTCCAACTTCTTCTACCAGACCTTCAACATCTTCCTGCTGTACTACTACACCGACGTGTTCGGCATTTCCGCCACCGCGGTGGGCACCATGTTTCTGGTCACCAAGTTCTGGGACGCCGCCAACGACCCCATCATGGGCATCATCGCGGATCGCACCAAAAGCCGATGGGGCTCCTTCCGGCCCTACATTCTATGGATGGCCGTGCCGTATGGGTTTCTCGGATACCTCATGTTCATGAGCCCGGAACTCTCCCAAAACGGAAAGCTCATCTACGCCTGGGTGACCTACACCCTCATGATGACCGCCTACACCGCCATCAACGTGCCCTACTCCGCCTTGCTCGGCGTCATCTCCCCCTCCTCTCCGGAACGTACCACCACCTCCAGCTATCGGTTCGTCTGCGCCTTCGGAGGCGGCTTCCTGATCTCGCTCTGCGTTCGCCCTCTGGTGCGCTACTTCGGAGCGGAAAACGAGGCCGCGGGCTTCGCCACCACCATGGCCATCTTCGCGGCGCTTTCCGTGGCCCTCTTCTGGTTCACCTTCGCCACCACCAAGGAACGCGTCACCAAAGACCCGAGCGCTTCCGGCCGCGTGACCGAAGACCTGCTGGACCTGATAAAAAACAAGCCCTGGCTCATCCTGGTCTTCGGCGGCGTCTTCAACCTCTCCAACGTCGCCATCAAAAACGCCGTCACCGTGCACTACTTCAAATACTACGTGGGCGACGACAACTCTCCATTCATCTTCTTCGTGGACCGCACCAGCCTGCTGATGAGCTCCAGCATGATCGCCCTGATCATCGGAGTGGCCTTCGCCAAGCCATTGGCCAACCGCTTCGACCGTCGGCTGCTCATGATCGTGCTCTCCACCATCAACGCTGCCCTCATGATGGTCTTCTTCTTCGTTCCGCCCGAAGCCTACTGGACCATGTTCGTCATCAACTTCGCCTCCGCTCTCGCCGCCGGCCCCGGCGTGGCCTACCTCTGGTCCATGTACGCCGACGTAGCGGACTACGGGGAGTGGAGATTCGGACGGCGGGCCACCGGGCTGATCTTTTCCGCCGTGCTCTTCGCCCAGAAAATGGGCCTCACCATCGGCAGCGGACTCTCCGGTCTGATGCTGGGACAGTTCGGGTTCGTGCCCAATGTGGATCAGACCGAGACCGCCTTGCTGGGCATTCGTCTGATGTTCACCTTCATTCCGGGAGTCTTCGCCTTGCTCAACGTGGGAGCCTTCATCCTCTACCCGCTCACCGACGCCAAGGTGGAGGAAATCGAAGCGGATCTCGCGGCGCGAAAAGCCGCCTGA
- a CDS encoding LacI family DNA-binding transcriptional regulator, with product MSVRKIANRLNISPSTVSLALKGDVKISSRTRERVEKEAERIGYRRDAKLNELMAQLRHRGLRPTESCFGVLSFSDRLRPWESSEGGRELYRAMTARAERLGYRLEPFRVREPGMSLTRLREILDTRRIEGLLCFGDQSEGQDFPEELSFGSVVSVGMGFNGRLNCVSQDYFGDMLNVMGRLAEMEFKRPALVLGSDMDPTVASRYFGAWQWAQQQEEGSKELVFSLTGEDESAFSRWLLSHEPDILIWAGRKSWQDLSLPEATLGRLGLQAVSMNLHQDQGLGMLARSSEIGERAIDMLVRGVTERAFGLPLSPRRETVGSQWVDTRPQSADVLHESVMESACKRHRGQLVAS from the coding sequence ATGAGCGTACGAAAGATTGCGAATCGACTGAACATTTCACCTTCCACCGTCTCTCTCGCGCTCAAAGGCGACGTAAAGATATCCTCGCGCACCCGAGAACGCGTGGAAAAGGAGGCTGAGCGCATCGGCTACAGGAGGGACGCCAAGCTCAACGAACTGATGGCTCAGCTGCGCCATCGCGGTCTTCGTCCCACGGAATCGTGTTTCGGAGTGCTTTCGTTTTCCGATCGCTTGCGTCCGTGGGAATCGAGCGAGGGCGGTCGCGAGCTTTACCGGGCCATGACGGCTCGAGCGGAGCGTCTGGGCTATCGCCTGGAGCCGTTTCGGGTACGCGAGCCGGGCATGAGTCTGACGCGTTTGCGTGAGATTCTCGACACCCGTCGAATCGAGGGGTTGCTGTGCTTCGGCGATCAGAGCGAAGGCCAGGACTTTCCGGAGGAGCTGAGCTTTGGCAGCGTAGTCAGCGTAGGCATGGGATTCAACGGCCGTCTCAACTGCGTGTCGCAGGACTACTTCGGCGACATGTTGAACGTGATGGGCCGCTTGGCGGAAATGGAATTTAAACGGCCAGCTTTGGTGCTTGGGTCGGACATGGATCCCACGGTGGCGAGCCGCTATTTCGGCGCGTGGCAATGGGCGCAGCAGCAGGAGGAAGGGAGCAAGGAGCTCGTTTTCAGTCTGACTGGTGAGGACGAGAGCGCGTTCTCTCGTTGGCTGCTGTCGCATGAGCCGGACATCCTGATCTGGGCTGGTCGTAAATCTTGGCAGGACCTCTCGCTCCCGGAAGCGACTCTTGGCCGGCTTGGTCTGCAGGCCGTTTCGATGAACCTGCACCAGGATCAGGGCCTAGGCATGCTGGCCCGCTCCAGCGAGATCGGCGAACGAGCGATCGACATGCTGGTGCGCGGCGTCACCGAGCGGGCGTTCGGCCTGCCGCTCAGCCCGAGGCGCGAGACCGTGGGCAGCCAGTGGGTGGACACCCGCCCGCAAAGCGCGGACGTCCTGCACGAGAGCGTCATGGAATCCGCCTGCAAGCGCCACCGCGGCCAATTGGTAGCGAGCTAG
- a CDS encoding LacI family DNA-binding transcriptional regulator — protein sequence MAKVSQQLIADQLNICRTTVSRCFSNRAKINPETRAKVLELAAQLGYRYTPQRTRKGKRVNRATEIGVLIASSQEMIELPFPSQYLLKGVSERAASLDLSLDVRYVDPAELDVLVDTNRTPKGLRRGSGAWDGAVLIFPFTPETVARLSSRLPTVSIAEDYSDAGIDSIDVDHHAGIQKVVTHLAELGHTRIGFVSWRYSVENPWVFRRFGAFVDSLYRHGLPFDPQLALNVRKGQNIETADLAAEVAKRSRGGATAWVCAADHQAYRLIADLRKHAISVPEDCAITGFDGIAPPPGMPMLTSIKVPLEEMGASAVTRLLDRINNPSAHRRHNLVEGRIVQGHTTRPLPAYTVTSA from the coding sequence ATGGCAAAAGTCAGCCAACAGCTCATCGCCGACCAGCTCAACATCTGCCGCACCACCGTGTCCCGCTGCTTCTCCAACCGCGCCAAGATCAATCCCGAAACGCGCGCGAAGGTGCTCGAGCTGGCGGCCCAGCTGGGGTATCGCTACACGCCACAGCGTACTCGCAAGGGCAAGCGCGTCAACCGAGCGACGGAGATTGGCGTGCTCATCGCCTCCAGTCAGGAAATGATCGAGCTGCCCTTCCCCTCGCAATACCTGCTCAAGGGCGTCAGCGAACGGGCCGCCTCGCTGGACCTGTCGCTCGACGTGCGCTACGTGGATCCCGCCGAGCTGGACGTGCTGGTGGATACCAACCGCACGCCCAAGGGGCTGCGTCGGGGAAGCGGGGCCTGGGACGGCGCCGTGCTCATCTTCCCGTTCACTCCGGAAACGGTGGCCCGACTATCCAGCCGGTTGCCGACGGTCTCCATCGCGGAGGACTACAGCGACGCGGGCATCGACAGCATCGACGTCGACCACCACGCCGGCATTCAAAAGGTCGTCACTCATCTCGCCGAGCTCGGCCATACCCGAATCGGTTTCGTGAGCTGGCGCTACTCGGTGGAAAACCCCTGGGTGTTTCGCCGATTCGGAGCCTTCGTGGACAGCCTCTACCGCCACGGCCTGCCCTTCGACCCGCAGCTCGCCCTGAACGTGCGCAAAGGCCAGAATATCGAAACCGCCGACCTGGCGGCGGAGGTGGCGAAACGTTCCCGCGGCGGCGCCACCGCCTGGGTCTGCGCCGCGGACCATCAGGCCTACCGCCTGATCGCGGATCTTCGCAAGCACGCCATCAGCGTGCCGGAGGACTGCGCCATCACCGGCTTCGACGGCATCGCCCCTCCGCCGGGCATGCCCATGCTGACCTCCATCAAAGTGCCTCTAGAGGAAATGGGGGCCTCCGCCGTGACGCGACTTCTCGACCGCATCAACAACCCGTCCGCCCATCGGCGCCACAACCTGGTGGAGGGTCGCATCGTGCAAGGCCACACCACGCGCCCCTTGCCGGCATACACCGTCACCAGCGCCTAG
- the rbsK gene encoding ribokinase, producing the protein MSEILVLGSLNADLVVTATRAPQGGETVAGERFEVFHGGKGANQAFAAARLGGAVSMLGRVGQDEYGVALREGLRSVGVDVERVRCIEKTGTGVAAITVDGDGQNRIVVVPGANGAYTSGELERDRDAFSAARFALFQLETPLETVAEGLRRARQGGCVTILDPAPARALDDSMLSLVDYLTPNQSELRALLGRSQEESPPMDEVIAMARSLIARGVGKVVVKLGEAGACLVGADLVVRRQARSVRVVDTTAAGDCFNAAFAVALSRGQDEAAALRFACDAASLSVTRHGAQASMPTFEEASGFSISS; encoded by the coding sequence ATGAGCGAGATTCTGGTGCTAGGGAGTCTGAACGCGGATCTGGTGGTGACCGCGACGAGAGCCCCGCAAGGGGGCGAAACGGTCGCGGGCGAACGGTTCGAGGTTTTCCATGGTGGCAAGGGAGCCAATCAGGCCTTCGCGGCGGCTCGGCTCGGTGGCGCCGTGTCGATGCTGGGCCGGGTGGGGCAGGATGAATACGGGGTGGCGCTTCGGGAGGGCTTGCGCTCGGTCGGTGTGGACGTGGAGCGCGTGCGCTGTATTGAGAAAACGGGCACTGGCGTGGCGGCGATCACGGTGGATGGCGATGGGCAGAACCGCATCGTGGTGGTTCCGGGCGCGAACGGGGCCTACACGTCTGGTGAGCTGGAGCGGGATCGCGACGCCTTTTCCGCGGCCCGATTCGCCTTGTTTCAGCTAGAGACCCCATTGGAAACCGTTGCGGAGGGGCTGCGTCGAGCTAGGCAGGGCGGATGCGTGACCATCCTGGATCCGGCTCCGGCTCGGGCGCTCGACGATTCGATGCTTTCGCTGGTCGACTACTTGACTCCTAATCAAAGCGAACTGCGGGCCCTGCTCGGGCGCTCGCAGGAGGAGTCGCCGCCCATGGATGAGGTGATCGCGATGGCTCGTTCGCTCATTGCCAGAGGGGTGGGCAAGGTTGTGGTGAAGCTGGGCGAGGCGGGGGCCTGCCTGGTCGGCGCCGATCTGGTCGTTCGACGTCAGGCGCGGAGTGTTCGGGTCGTGGATACGACAGCGGCGGGCGACTGTTTCAACGCGGCGTTCGCGGTGGCGTTGAGCCGAGGGCAGGACGAGGCCGCTGCGCTGCGATTCGCCTGCGACGCCGCCTCCTTATCGGTCACTCGCCACGGGGCCCAGGCCAGCATGCCGACATTCGAGGAGGCGAGCGGATTTTCGATCTCCTCCTAG
- a CDS encoding endonuclease/exonuclease/phosphatase family protein has translation MPIQLPRYCRPLILCLLGVGSQARADEPALCLMSYNIRLDTDRDGENRWDLRKEQLAAQIASTAPDVLGIQEGLPQQVDFLQNALTEYAFLGVGRDDGAKAGEHSALFYRTDRVRLLDSGTFWLSETPNAPSFGWGAAHRRICTYARFKDKTSQATYWVFNTHFDHEAAEARLNGANLILDRMKRLARKDEPAFLMGDLNATPSSPPIERIKETLADARDHSPAPPFGSEGTFNGFDPSRLAEERIDYQFFKPDTARVLSYAVRSDLVNQRYLSDHFPVVVRYQLLDR, from the coding sequence ATGCCAATCCAGCTCCCTCGCTACTGCAGACCTCTGATCCTTTGCCTGCTCGGCGTCGGCTCGCAAGCTCGAGCGGACGAACCCGCTCTATGCTTGATGAGCTACAACATCCGGCTCGACACGGACCGCGACGGAGAAAACCGCTGGGATCTTCGAAAGGAGCAGCTGGCCGCTCAAATCGCCTCCACCGCGCCCGACGTGCTTGGCATCCAGGAAGGCCTGCCCCAACAGGTCGACTTCCTGCAAAACGCCTTGACCGAATACGCCTTCCTAGGAGTCGGTCGCGACGACGGGGCGAAGGCGGGCGAGCACAGCGCCCTGTTCTACCGGACCGATCGGGTGAGGCTGCTCGACTCTGGGACCTTCTGGCTCTCGGAAACGCCAAACGCGCCTTCCTTCGGATGGGGAGCGGCCCACCGGCGGATCTGCACCTACGCTCGCTTCAAGGACAAGACCAGCCAAGCGACGTATTGGGTTTTCAATACGCATTTCGATCATGAAGCCGCCGAAGCGCGACTCAACGGCGCGAACCTGATTCTCGATCGCATGAAACGGCTTGCCCGAAAGGACGAGCCAGCCTTCCTGATGGGCGATCTGAACGCGACCCCGAGCTCTCCTCCGATCGAGCGAATAAAGGAAACCCTAGCCGACGCCAGGGACCACAGCCCAGCGCCGCCTTTCGGATCCGAAGGCACCTTCAATGGATTCGATCCTTCCCGACTCGCCGAAGAGCGCATCGACTATCAGTTCTTCAAACCCGACACCGCTCGCGTGCTTTCCTATGCGGTTCGAAGCGATCTGGTAAACCAACGCTACCTATCGGATCACTTCCCCGTCGTAGTCAGGTATCAACTACTGGACCGCTAA
- a CDS encoding FAD-binding protein yields MRTGNTNWAGNHVYHASETIEPESVEELQERVSRTLKLKALGTRHCFNDIADTDAAHVSLASLNRILELDRDKMTVTIEGGVRYGHLCRFLHERGYALANLASLPHISVAGAIATATHGSGVNNGNLATSVEKLDLVAANGTLYHFSRYKNANTLPGVIVNLGALGVVAKITLSIEQSYQVRQDLYTDLPLSQIDRYLDAILSSAYSVSLFTDWTQDSFHQIWLKTRLDQNPHFAPPSKLYGATLASGKKHPLPNHDPVNCTEQLGQPGPWHERLPHFRLDYTPSSGEELQSEYYVPRQYASDAVEQLFTLRERIAPHVFVSEIRAIRSDSLWLSPCYQQDCVAIHFTWKPKWSEVAQLLPAIESKLEPFQAIPHWGKLSTMPAKQIAERYERFGDFRTIRGQLDPTDKFQNPFLKRLFA; encoded by the coding sequence ATGCGTACCGGAAATACGAATTGGGCAGGCAACCACGTCTACCACGCTTCGGAAACCATCGAGCCTGAATCCGTGGAGGAACTGCAGGAACGAGTCAGCCGGACCTTGAAGCTCAAGGCGCTCGGCACGCGCCACTGCTTCAACGACATCGCGGACACCGACGCCGCCCATGTCTCCCTCGCCAGCCTGAACCGCATCCTCGAGCTCGATCGCGACAAAATGACCGTGACCATCGAAGGCGGCGTTCGCTACGGCCACCTTTGCAGGTTCCTGCACGAGAGGGGCTACGCTCTCGCAAACCTCGCTTCGCTTCCCCACATCTCCGTCGCCGGAGCGATCGCCACTGCCACTCATGGCTCAGGTGTGAACAACGGAAATCTCGCCACCAGCGTGGAAAAGCTGGACCTAGTGGCCGCGAACGGAACTCTGTATCATTTTTCCAGATACAAAAACGCGAACACCCTACCGGGAGTCATCGTAAACCTAGGAGCCCTCGGCGTGGTGGCCAAGATAACCTTGTCGATCGAGCAAAGCTATCAGGTGCGGCAGGACCTCTATACGGATCTGCCGCTCTCGCAGATCGACCGATACCTCGACGCCATCCTCTCGTCTGCCTACAGCGTGAGCCTCTTCACCGACTGGACACAGGACAGCTTTCATCAGATCTGGCTGAAGACCCGTCTCGACCAAAACCCGCATTTCGCGCCGCCGAGCAAGCTGTATGGCGCAACGCTCGCTTCGGGTAAGAAGCACCCGCTACCGAATCACGATCCTGTCAACTGCACCGAGCAACTCGGGCAGCCCGGGCCGTGGCACGAGCGCCTGCCACACTTCAGACTCGACTACACGCCAAGCAGCGGGGAGGAGCTGCAAAGCGAGTACTACGTCCCCCGCCAATACGCTAGCGATGCGGTCGAACAGCTCTTCACCCTACGCGAACGGATCGCTCCGCACGTATTCGTTTCGGAAATACGCGCCATCCGCTCCGATAGCCTTTGGCTCAGCCCTTGCTATCAACAGGACTGCGTCGCCATCCATTTCACCTGGAAGCCGAAATGGAGCGAGGTGGCGCAACTGCTGCCGGCCATCGAATCCAAGCTCGAACCCTTCCAGGCCATTCCCCACTGGGGCAAGCTCTCGACCATGCCTGCTAAACAAATAGCCGAACGCTACGAGCGCTTCGGCGACTTCCGAACGATCCGCGGTCAGCTCGACCCGACGGACAAGTTTCAAAACCCCTTCCTCAAGCGCCTGTTCGCCTGA
- a CDS encoding nucleoside hydrolase yields the protein MKTIIFSLVLLIGLPTLDAAPKPTVLSTDIGGDIDDTWALAHLLRSPELKLDLLLTETGEPAYRASVAAKLLERAERADVEIALGSETGKMKDQDRHQGPWVEDYQLGSYPGAVHQDGVQAFIDYVRNSEADTITVIAIGPAPNLAEAVARAPDVARKCELFGMHGSIDVGYDGATSPSAEYNVVADVPAFRKLMAAPWKSVSLTPLDTCGLMLLEGSNYQKIWRSTDDALLRSVIENYCIWAPRVPWMECDFFTQKTSTLFDDVAVLMAYSNSFLEYETIRFSVSDEGYTVRDPNGPFTARFAIRWDDMSGFQDWLTQRLLGRHADGP from the coding sequence GTGAAAACCATCATCTTCAGCCTCGTCCTCCTGATCGGCCTGCCCACGCTCGACGCGGCGCCCAAGCCTACCGTGCTCTCGACCGACATCGGCGGTGACATCGACGACACCTGGGCCCTGGCCCACCTCCTGCGCTCTCCCGAACTCAAGCTGGACCTGCTGCTCACGGAAACCGGGGAGCCCGCCTACCGAGCCAGCGTGGCTGCCAAACTGCTCGAACGCGCCGAGCGCGCGGATGTGGAAATCGCCTTGGGATCGGAAACGGGGAAAATGAAGGATCAGGATCGGCATCAGGGGCCCTGGGTAGAGGACTACCAGCTCGGCAGCTATCCAGGAGCCGTTCATCAGGACGGCGTGCAAGCCTTCATCGACTACGTGCGAAACAGCGAAGCGGACACCATCACCGTTATCGCCATCGGCCCCGCGCCGAATCTAGCGGAAGCAGTGGCCCGAGCGCCCGACGTCGCGAGAAAGTGCGAGCTGTTCGGCATGCATGGCAGCATCGACGTCGGCTACGACGGAGCGACGTCTCCGTCAGCTGAATACAATGTCGTCGCGGACGTGCCCGCCTTCCGCAAGCTGATGGCCGCGCCTTGGAAATCGGTTTCCCTCACCCCGCTCGACACCTGCGGCCTGATGCTGCTGGAGGGCTCGAACTATCAAAAGATATGGCGGTCCACCGACGATGCCCTGCTTCGCTCCGTCATCGAGAACTACTGCATCTGGGCTCCGCGAGTGCCGTGGATGGAGTGCGATTTCTTCACGCAGAAGACATCCACCTTGTTCGACGACGTCGCCGTGCTGATGGCCTACTCGAATTCGTTTCTTGAATACGAAACCATACGCTTTTCCGTCAGCGATGAAGGATACACCGTGCGCGATCCCAACGGACCCTTCACCGCTCGCTTCGCCATCAGATGGGACGATATGAGCGGCTTCCAAGATTGGCTCACCCAGCGGCTGCTTGGCCGCCACGCCGATGGGCCTTAG
- a CDS encoding glycoside hydrolase family 5 protein — protein MTFRPNLIMTALSPRMLFALFAALLAAVSLRGAEQTFSDGRAALEASRNLAKLSVEGNRFVDEEGETVVLRGVATSDPASLVERGLWGRGYFEQIASWNANVVRICVHPKDWRDTGEEAYLALLDQAVQWSAELGMYVIIDWHSIGNPLTDIYHRDVYITDRGETMRFWYTIAQRYRENNAVAFYELWNEPTNRGGKMGRLPWADYKAYMEEIIYMIRQNNPDAIPLVAGFNWGYDLTSVRNDPIDFEGVGYVAHPYPQKRAQPWEGKWETDWGYVAETYPMICTEFGFMSADGPGAHNPVIADEEYGEAIIAFFEERGISWTVWVFDAQWSPQLLDDWDYTPSRQGRFFKRKMEELNP, from the coding sequence ATGACTTTTCGACCCAACCTGATCATGACAGCGCTCAGCCCCAGAATGCTCTTCGCTCTTTTCGCCGCTTTGCTCGCCGCCGTCTCCCTGCGTGGCGCCGAGCAGACCTTTAGCGATGGAAGGGCGGCTCTCGAAGCCAGCCGGAACCTTGCGAAGCTCTCGGTGGAGGGAAACCGGTTTGTCGACGAAGAGGGGGAGACGGTTGTGCTGCGCGGCGTGGCCACCAGCGATCCCGCTTCGCTGGTGGAGCGAGGGCTTTGGGGAAGGGGCTATTTCGAGCAAATCGCCAGCTGGAACGCCAATGTGGTGAGGATCTGCGTGCATCCCAAGGATTGGCGAGACACGGGCGAGGAGGCGTATTTGGCCTTGTTGGACCAGGCGGTCCAGTGGTCGGCTGAGCTCGGCATGTACGTCATCATCGACTGGCATTCCATCGGAAACCCGTTGACGGATATCTACCATCGCGACGTTTACATCACGGACCGGGGCGAGACCATGCGCTTCTGGTACACCATCGCCCAACGCTACCGTGAGAACAACGCGGTGGCGTTCTACGAGCTTTGGAACGAGCCGACCAATCGCGGCGGCAAGATGGGCCGGCTCCCCTGGGCGGACTACAAGGCGTATATGGAGGAGATCATTTACATGATCCGTCAGAACAATCCCGACGCGATACCGCTGGTGGCTGGTTTCAACTGGGGCTACGATCTGACCAGCGTGCGCAACGATCCGATCGATTTCGAAGGCGTGGGCTACGTCGCTCACCCCTACCCGCAAAAGCGCGCTCAGCCTTGGGAGGGAAAATGGGAAACGGATTGGGGCTACGTCGCCGAGACCTACCCAATGATTTGCACCGAGTTCGGCTTCATGTCGGCCGACGGTCCCGGGGCTCACAACCCGGTCATCGCCGATGAGGAGTACGGAGAGGCGATCATCGCGTTCTTCGAGGAGCGAGGCATTTCCTGGACGGTTTGGGTGTTCGATGCTCAGTGGTCGCCCCAGCTGCTGGACGATTGGGACTACACGCCCTCCCGTCAGGGCCGTTTCTTCAAGCGCAAGATGGAGGAGCTCAACCCGTAG